One stretch of Nitrosococcus watsonii C-113 DNA includes these proteins:
- a CDS encoding DUF599 domain-containing protein has translation MPHWEHELTLLAFTLLGGYHFYLFWRIRRQPLSTAVGLSRRIRKLWVKKVIQEGRDILAVQTLRNWTMASTLLASTAILLGLGLLNVAFTTEQQSQPSKLLNYLGYDSELLWLLKLVILSGDFFFAFFNFTLAIRYYNHTGFMINVPECQEAGISAKTVTEILQRGANHYTLGMRGYYLAIPLSLWLLGSLWLLGGAVLLVAVLYRLDRFA, from the coding sequence ATGCCGCACTGGGAACATGAGCTAACGTTGCTGGCCTTTACGTTGTTAGGTGGCTATCATTTTTATCTGTTCTGGCGAATACGCAGGCAACCTTTATCTACGGCGGTGGGCCTGTCCCGGCGTATCCGCAAGCTATGGGTTAAAAAGGTCATTCAAGAAGGGCGGGACATCCTGGCTGTTCAAACTCTGCGTAATTGGACCATGGCGTCGACTTTATTGGCTTCTACCGCCATTTTGCTGGGCCTTGGCCTGTTGAATGTGGCGTTTACTACGGAACAACAATCTCAGCCTTCTAAGCTGCTCAATTACTTGGGTTACGATAGTGAGTTGTTATGGCTGCTGAAATTGGTAATACTGAGCGGGGATTTCTTTTTTGCTTTTTTTAATTTTACCCTGGCGATTCGCTACTACAATCATACGGGCTTTATGATTAATGTTCCTGAATGCCAGGAGGCCGGTATAAGCGCTAAAACAGTCACGGAGATACTGCAACGGGGCGCCAATCACTATACTTTGGGAATGCGGGGCTATTATCTGGCCATACCCTTGTCTTTATGGCTATTGGGTTCCCTATGGTTATTGGGGGGAGCAGTGCTCTTGGTGGCGGTGCTATACCGGCTGGATCGGTTTGCGTAG
- a CDS encoding TolC family protein codes for MLYKYFSILLLVSLLTSVVGCRAYSPPAESSNSLSSKPAPITHSPPQTPLIRKFQEASLSTPAKKDEPKGNLTLRQAAALALLKNPTLAAFSQEIRVQEARVLQAGLLPNPRLSVQGSNLGNATLKGPDGASTTVQLSQLILLGGKIAKRIKAAQLTQDLAGWDYETKRVNVLTQVAQSFIAVLSAQRRLALVQQLVSLAQQVATTVSKRVQAGKISPVEETKAQVALSSVHIQLTRAERNLTTARKQLAATWGSTTPHFQQAAGQMGDVASLPSLEQLTQLISQNPDLARWTTEIAQRQAFIHLEKSKAIPDITVNFGGTEYANTGDYALLAGISIPLMLFDRNQGSILAAERQLTKAEEARRAAQVQVATALSTAYQRLAAAHAEATILKTQILPGAQNAFDAVNKGFRLGKFAFLSVLDAQRTLFDSKSQYLRALTDYHQAAAEVERLIGEPLETARAKGE; via the coding sequence ATGCTTTACAAATACTTTTCAATTCTGCTGTTAGTAAGCCTGCTCACATCAGTAGTGGGGTGCCGTGCTTATTCCCCTCCGGCCGAGAGTTCAAATTCTCTCTCATCAAAGCCGGCGCCGATAACCCACTCCCCACCACAAACCCCATTGATTCGCAAGTTTCAAGAAGCCTCCCTTTCCACGCCGGCCAAAAAGGACGAGCCGAAAGGAAACCTTACACTGCGACAAGCGGCGGCTTTGGCCTTGCTCAAAAACCCAACTCTAGCTGCTTTCTCCCAGGAAATCCGGGTGCAAGAAGCAAGGGTGCTCCAAGCAGGCTTGTTACCTAACCCCCGGCTAAGTGTGCAAGGTTCAAACCTAGGCAATGCCACACTCAAAGGTCCCGATGGCGCCTCGACTACGGTCCAGCTTAGTCAGCTTATTCTTCTGGGGGGAAAAATCGCGAAACGAATCAAGGCTGCTCAGCTGACCCAAGACTTGGCTGGCTGGGATTATGAAACCAAACGGGTTAATGTGCTGACCCAAGTGGCTCAATCCTTCATTGCCGTATTAAGCGCACAGAGAAGGCTGGCCCTAGTACAGCAGCTTGTAAGCCTCGCCCAGCAGGTTGCAACTACAGTTTCCAAGCGGGTCCAGGCCGGTAAAATCTCACCTGTGGAAGAAACCAAGGCTCAGGTAGCGCTGTCTTCGGTTCACATTCAACTTACCCGTGCCGAGCGGAATCTTACGACCGCCAGGAAACAACTCGCGGCCACCTGGGGAAGTACCACACCCCACTTTCAGCAAGCGGCTGGCCAGATGGGCGATGTTGCCTCCCTCCCCTCCTTGGAACAATTGACCCAACTGATCAGCCAAAATCCTGATCTTGCCCGCTGGACAACCGAAATCGCCCAGCGCCAAGCTTTCATCCATTTAGAAAAAAGCAAAGCCATACCCGATATCACAGTGAACTTCGGCGGAACTGAATATGCCAACACTGGAGATTATGCCCTCCTAGCCGGCATTTCCATTCCCTTGATGCTGTTTGATCGGAACCAAGGCAGCATCCTGGCGGCAGAGCGCCAACTTACCAAAGCGGAGGAAGCGCGCCGGGCCGCCCAAGTGCAGGTGGCCACGGCCTTGAGTACTGCCTATCAGCGCCTGGCTGCTGCCCATGCTGAAGCCACGATTCTCAAAACCCAGATTCTGCCAGGGGCGCAAAACGCCTTCGATGCGGTCAACAAAGGCTTTCGTCTGGGCAAATTCGCTTTTCTGAGCGTTTTGGACGCACAACGCACTCTTTTTGACTCCAAGTCCCAATATCTACGCGCCCTCACCGATTACCACCAGGCCGCCGCCGAGGTCGAACGGCTCATTGGGGAACCGCTTGAAACAGCCCGCGCTAAGGGGGAATGA
- a CDS encoding AI-2E family transporter: MNARRQLRFWLIGFLFFLISVYLLREILLPFVAGMVVAYLIDPLCDWLERKGCSRTAATSLVTAGFILVVSMVLLLLVPLLRSEIVHLIETLPSLIARAQDSTWPWLQLLQERWSIDMSQIQDAAREQAGMLVKWVGKTVGTILSSGLALANLLSLVFIMPVVTFYLLRDWDKLIAQIDSLLPRKHAPVIREQVKLIDTVLSGFIRGQFSVCLLLGAFYAVGLALIGLDFGLMVGMLAGLLSFIPYVGTIVGFIVGLGLAFVQFSEWTPIFLVAGVFIIGQVIEGNVLTPRLVGTRVGLHPVMVIFALLAGGALFGFLGILLAVPVAAVVGVLTRFAIKQYVTSHYYLDLSPAADSPAQLTHDDVSEGKALTEGGDRREHKVLQQSPPIGVAQYSLLTTWRIEAPIEAVWNAISNTENWPAWWNYVERVVQLESGDKNGLGSRYCLLWRTRLPYRISLESKVTRIEAPVLVEAIVSGDVEGWGRWRLASEGSITEVRYDWHVRVTKFWMNWLTSLLKPVFKWNHSVVMQQGGEGLARHLNARFLGME, translated from the coding sequence ATGAATGCGAGGCGTCAGCTTAGATTTTGGTTAATTGGGTTTCTGTTCTTTCTTATTTCGGTTTATCTGCTGCGGGAAATTTTGTTGCCATTTGTGGCAGGCATGGTGGTAGCTTATTTAATTGATCCCCTGTGTGATTGGCTTGAGCGAAAGGGATGTTCGCGCACGGCGGCGACGAGCCTGGTAACCGCAGGATTTATTCTGGTTGTCAGTATGGTCTTGCTGCTGCTAGTTCCACTATTGCGAAGTGAAATCGTGCATTTGATAGAAACACTGCCCTCCTTGATTGCTCGGGCACAGGATTCAACCTGGCCTTGGTTGCAGTTGCTTCAAGAGCGTTGGTCTATTGATATGTCCCAGATTCAGGATGCCGCCAGGGAGCAGGCGGGCATGCTGGTTAAGTGGGTAGGCAAGACCGTAGGGACGATTCTAAGTAGCGGTTTAGCGTTAGCTAATCTTTTGTCGCTCGTTTTTATTATGCCGGTGGTAACCTTCTATCTGCTGCGGGATTGGGACAAACTGATAGCCCAAATCGATAGTCTGTTGCCGCGAAAACATGCCCCTGTCATTCGGGAGCAAGTCAAGCTGATTGATACGGTTTTATCGGGTTTTATACGCGGCCAATTCAGCGTATGTCTGTTGCTTGGCGCTTTCTATGCTGTAGGGTTGGCTCTGATCGGGCTGGATTTCGGATTGATGGTGGGCATGCTTGCAGGGCTGCTCTCCTTTATCCCTTATGTGGGCACTATCGTAGGTTTTATTGTGGGGCTTGGGTTAGCCTTTGTGCAGTTCTCCGAATGGACCCCCATCTTTTTAGTGGCGGGAGTTTTTATCATAGGACAGGTTATCGAAGGTAATGTGCTAACGCCCCGTTTGGTAGGGACTCGCGTAGGATTGCATCCAGTCATGGTCATTTTTGCCCTTTTAGCTGGGGGAGCATTGTTTGGTTTTTTGGGTATCTTGCTGGCCGTTCCGGTAGCTGCGGTGGTGGGGGTGTTAACCCGGTTTGCAATTAAACAGTATGTCACGAGCCATTATTATCTGGATCTCAGCCCGGCGGCAGATTCACCAGCCCAATTAACCCATGACGATGTTTCGGAAGGGAAGGCATTAACAGAAGGCGGGGATCGGCGAGAACATAAGGTATTACAACAAAGTCCCCCGATAGGGGTAGCCCAATATTCGTTGCTCACAACCTGGCGTATAGAAGCACCGATCGAAGCCGTCTGGAATGCTATTTCCAATACCGAGAACTGGCCAGCATGGTGGAATTATGTGGAGCGGGTAGTTCAATTGGAGTCAGGCGATAAAAATGGTTTGGGTTCCCGTTATTGCCTCCTATGGCGAACTCGTTTGCCCTATAGAATTTCACTGGAGTCCAAAGTAACCCGTATTGAAGCGCCTGTTCTTGTTGAAGCAATAGTGAGTGGTGATGTAGAAGGGTGGGGGCGATGGCGTCTTGCTAGCGAAGGCAGTATCACAGAAGTGCGCTATGATTGGCATGTGCGTGTCACCAAGTTTTGGATGAATTGGCTAACTTCGTTGCTAAAGCCCGTTTTTAAATGGAATCATAGCGTGGTCATGCAACAAGGTGGCGAAGGTTTAGCCCGTCATCTTAATGCCCGTTTTCTTGGCATGGAGTGA
- a CDS encoding efflux RND transporter periplasmic adaptor subunit, with protein MKNKTLLTVLSIIGMGLLLGWFILQMKPPHVNEKSTPSANQQAQTKTNSPEEKYIALTPEAQQKAGIRVKVAGPVQIKTVLELPGEIQFNENRVAHVVPRVEGVITAAYKHLGAPVEKGELIAVLESRELADLKSQYYTAIKRRELAQITFDREARLWREKVSAEQDYLAAKTALAEANIVVTAAAQRLLALGLTQDALDTIPQESQSKLSRYPIRAPFDGRVVRKHVVRGEAVKADAELFMIADLSTVWGTITVYTEDLNQVHLGQKVTVRSEELGLEATGTISYLGYLIDAQTRSTQAHVDIPNPEERWRPGLFVTVEVAEKKIPVPVAVAAEAIQTYRNQPVVFVQHGNGFEVRPITLGRRSGNGQWIEMVNGLSAGERYAADNSFVLKSELGEAMAPQ; from the coding sequence ATGAAAAACAAAACCCTGCTCACCGTCCTGAGCATCATTGGGATGGGGCTCCTGCTGGGCTGGTTCATTTTGCAAATGAAGCCCCCCCACGTGAATGAGAAAAGCACCCCTTCCGCTAACCAACAAGCCCAAACTAAGACAAATTCTCCTGAAGAAAAATATATTGCCCTCACGCCCGAGGCTCAACAAAAGGCGGGCATTCGGGTCAAAGTGGCGGGACCGGTACAAATCAAAACAGTTCTGGAGCTCCCTGGCGAGATACAATTCAATGAAAACCGCGTAGCCCATGTAGTCCCCCGGGTGGAAGGCGTTATCACCGCGGCTTACAAGCATCTAGGTGCGCCTGTTGAAAAGGGGGAACTCATAGCCGTTTTGGAAAGCCGGGAATTGGCGGATTTAAAAAGCCAGTACTATACCGCTATTAAGCGACGGGAACTGGCGCAAATCACTTTTGACCGGGAAGCGCGTTTATGGCGGGAGAAGGTCTCCGCCGAGCAAGACTACTTGGCGGCGAAAACAGCCCTGGCGGAAGCCAATATCGTCGTCACCGCCGCCGCCCAACGTCTCCTTGCTTTAGGACTCACCCAGGATGCCTTGGACACCATTCCCCAAGAAAGCCAGTCAAAACTGAGCCGCTATCCCATCCGAGCCCCTTTTGATGGCCGGGTCGTGCGCAAGCACGTGGTCCGGGGCGAAGCCGTCAAGGCGGACGCCGAACTTTTTATGATTGCCGATTTATCCACGGTCTGGGGAACCATTACCGTCTACACAGAGGATCTCAACCAAGTTCATCTGGGCCAGAAAGTCACGGTGAGGTCCGAAGAACTGGGGCTGGAGGCGACCGGCACTATTTCTTATTTGGGGTATCTGATTGACGCCCAAACCCGTTCCACCCAGGCTCATGTGGATATTCCCAATCCCGAGGAACGCTGGCGTCCTGGTCTTTTCGTGACAGTGGAAGTGGCGGAAAAGAAAATCCCCGTCCCGGTAGCGGTCGCCGCCGAAGCCATTCAAACCTACCGGAACCAACCGGTGGTATTCGTCCAACACGGAAATGGTTTTGAAGTACGACCCATTACCCTCGGGCGCCGCAGCGGAAACGGGCAGTGGATAGAGATGGTAAACGGCCTCTCCGCCGGGGAACGCTATGCCGCCGACAACAGCTTTGTGCTCAAATCCGAGCTCGGCGAAGCCATGGCCCCCCAGTAA
- a CDS encoding DUF6629 family protein, whose amino-acid sequence MCFSATANFVGGAVIASVGIATLARVKHANEVLFAALPLLFALHQIIEGFVWLGLDGKLSPAVLNGMGAAFMLYAQGLLPILMPLSVWLIEPGQRQRRQIVPFMVIGITLALYILWALTAFDTRIFQAENSIVYLNEGTNYTTVAVVYVIATCGPLFLSGYNYLIGLGVANLLGIFEVMYFKAEAFTSLWCLYAAIVSVLIYGHFHIRRTMDMTSKRI is encoded by the coding sequence ATGTGTTTTTCAGCTACCGCTAATTTTGTGGGAGGCGCGGTCATTGCCAGCGTCGGCATAGCAACCTTGGCACGTGTAAAGCATGCTAACGAAGTGCTTTTTGCCGCCTTGCCACTGCTGTTTGCCCTCCATCAGATTATCGAAGGTTTTGTTTGGCTAGGTCTGGATGGTAAATTGTCGCCGGCGGTTCTCAACGGCATGGGTGCCGCTTTTATGCTCTACGCGCAAGGATTGCTGCCGATCCTGATGCCATTGTCAGTATGGCTCATCGAGCCTGGCCAGAGACAACGCAGGCAGATTGTACCATTTATGGTGATCGGCATAACGCTGGCGCTCTACATTCTATGGGCCTTAACGGCATTCGATACGCGTATTTTTCAGGCTGAAAATAGTATCGTTTATCTGAATGAGGGCACCAACTATACGACAGTGGCGGTGGTCTATGTCATCGCCACCTGCGGCCCGTTATTTCTTTCCGGCTACAATTACTTGATTGGCCTGGGGGTCGCTAACCTGCTGGGCATATTTGAAGTCATGTATTTCAAAGCAGAGGCATTTACTTCGTTGTGGTGTCTCTATGCCGCCATTGTGAGCGTATTAATTTATGGCCACTTTCATATCCGCCGGACGATGGATATGACCTCTAAACGGATATAA
- a CDS encoding amphi-Trp domain-containing protein has product MKPDRDLEKTYPTKDFIAKLRRLADCLETGKQFEIQIAGERIYVPVDAIYNIEHEREGGDEEIEFQIKWKA; this is encoded by the coding sequence ATGAAACCAGATAGAGACCTAGAAAAGACTTACCCCACCAAAGATTTTATTGCAAAGCTACGCCGCCTAGCTGATTGCCTGGAAACTGGAAAGCAATTCGAGATCCAGATTGCAGGCGAGAGAATCTATGTACCGGTGGACGCTATCTATAATATCGAACATGAACGTGAGGGTGGCGACGAAGAGATTGAATTCCAAATCAAGTGGAAAGCCTAA
- a CDS encoding YqaE/Pmp3 family membrane protein, whose protein sequence is MDLVRILFAILLPPLGVFLQVGLGGQFWLNILLTLLGYIPGIIHAVWIIARR, encoded by the coding sequence ATGGATTTGGTACGTATTCTATTTGCAATTTTGCTGCCTCCTCTAGGGGTATTTTTGCAGGTCGGCCTCGGTGGTCAATTCTGGTTGAATATCCTGCTGACCTTGCTTGGCTACATCCCCGGCATCATTCATGCCGTATGGATCATTGCAAGACGCTAA
- a CDS encoding DUF4112 domain-containing protein, whose translation MALPSQPPPHDPQLRTHQERERLAKLAYWLDDRFRIPGTNWRIGADGLVGLIPGVGDGITTAVSAYLVLEAQRLGIPKAVLLRMIWNVAIDGLVGTVPVVGDLFDIRWKANRKNIRLLNEHLAKVSEPEQSPTLPKTL comes from the coding sequence ATGGCTTTACCATCGCAGCCACCACCCCATGATCCTCAGTTACGTACCCACCAGGAGCGCGAACGACTCGCTAAGCTGGCTTATTGGCTGGATGATCGGTTCCGCATTCCAGGCACCAATTGGCGGATCGGAGCGGATGGCCTGGTCGGTCTCATCCCAGGGGTGGGGGATGGGATCACCACTGCCGTGTCCGCCTACCTGGTACTCGAGGCACAGCGCCTAGGCATACCCAAGGCAGTGCTACTGCGCATGATCTGGAACGTGGCTATTGACGGCCTCGTGGGCACAGTGCCCGTGGTAGGCGATTTGTTCGATATCCGCTGGAAAGCTAACCGCAAAAATATACGATTGCTTAACGAACACCTTGCCAAAGTTTCTGAGCCAGAACAGTCCCCCACACTACCAAAAACCCTATAA
- a CDS encoding flavodoxin family protein, whose amino-acid sequence MVLNEKQKSLCRGHRFDFSGLRALFLNCTLKPTGTLSHTEGLLEVSKAIMAANGITVEILRPVDYDLAPGVYPDMTEHGFARDEWPQLWEKVKAANILVLGTPIWLGEESSVCRRVIERLYGESGKLNEKGQYFYYGRVGGCIVTGNEDGVKHCAMTVLYALQHLGYTIPPQADAGWIGEAGPGPSYRDKSSGGPENDFTQRNTTFMSWNLMHMARLLKEAGGIPAHGNQRSEWEASCRFDYPNPDYR is encoded by the coding sequence ATGGTTCTGAATGAAAAGCAAAAGTCCCTTTGCAGGGGGCATCGCTTCGATTTTTCCGGTCTGAGAGCTTTGTTTCTTAATTGTACCCTCAAACCTACTGGAACTCTGTCCCATACGGAGGGGTTGCTAGAGGTTTCCAAGGCCATCATGGCAGCCAATGGTATTACTGTGGAGATTTTACGTCCAGTGGATTACGATCTGGCGCCCGGTGTTTACCCTGACATGACCGAGCATGGTTTTGCTCGGGATGAATGGCCCCAACTTTGGGAGAAGGTAAAGGCTGCTAATATTCTGGTGCTCGGTACTCCCATTTGGCTCGGTGAGGAAAGTTCGGTTTGCCGTCGCGTGATCGAGCGGCTTTATGGGGAGTCGGGCAAGCTGAATGAGAAAGGCCAATATTTCTACTATGGCCGGGTAGGCGGCTGTATCGTTACCGGTAATGAAGATGGCGTCAAGCATTGCGCTATGACAGTGCTCTATGCTTTACAACACCTGGGCTATACTATTCCCCCCCAGGCCGATGCGGGCTGGATAGGTGAGGCTGGCCCTGGCCCTTCCTACCGGGACAAAAGCTCAGGCGGGCCGGAAAATGATTTTACCCAGCGCAACACGACTTTCATGAGCTGGAACTTGATGCATATGGCGCGTCTGTTAAAAGAAGCGGGTGGTATCCCCGCCCATGGCAACCAACGGTCTGAATGGGAAGCGAGCTGCCGTTTCGACTATCCTAACCCGGATTATCGGTAA
- a CDS encoding efflux RND transporter permease subunit: protein MFTHILKFAVQQRWLVLLATFGVAVLGIYNYQRLPIDAVPDITNVQVQINTEAPGYSPLETEQRITFPLEITLQGLPRLEETRSLSRYGLSQVTVIFEDGTDIYFARQLVNQRIQEAKGNLPPGIEPTMGPIATGLGEIFLWTVESEPSARKLDGAPYTLTNLRTIQDWVIKPQLITVPGVTEINSLGGYIKQYHVTPYPKKLIAYGLSFQDLLTALARNNANVGAGYIEHYGEQYLIRAPGQVQNLEEISHIIVGTYQGVPVYVKDVADVLLGKELRTGAATREGEETVLGTAFLLMGENSRTVARAVAERLAEINHTLPEGVEAKTAYDRTALVDKTIATVRNNLLEGAALVMVVLFLLLGNFRAALITAMVIPLSMLFTITGMDTEKVSANLMSLGALDFGIIVDGAVVIVENSIRHLAEAQQRRGHTLSLSERLEVVFHSSEEARRAILYGQTIIMVVYLPLFTLTGVEGKMFHPMAFTVVAALFGAMVLSVTFVPAAVAIFVKGPIAEKENPALVLAKKAYRPALYFTLNNKIVVITLAAVIVMLSGLLTTRMGAEFVPTLDEGDMAVQAIRTTGTSLSQSVEMQRALEEKIMAFPEVKTVVARIGTAEIANDPMPPNVADTLIMLKPRAEWPEPERPKTDLLQAMEASITQLPGNKYEFTQPIELRFNELISGVRADIAVKVFGDDMATLLNTGERIAAVLKTVPGAADVRVEPITGLPVVTVRMKREKMARYGLNVADVQAVITVALGGKTAAGGDSTGMIYEGDRHFPLVVRLPEDLRSNLETLKRLPLPLPSKGSASQQFPLQGAAGVPLRPSYIPLSTVATLEITPGPNQISRENGKRRLAVTTNVRGRDLGSFVAEARSKIQAQVQIPPGYWATWGGQFEQMITAAKRLEIVVPIALLLIFILLYGTFGTLKDGLLVFTGVPFALTGGIVLLWLRDIPLSISAGVGFIALSGVAVLNGLVMIAFIKKLREEGLPLEEAVRQGALTRLRPVLMTALVAALGFIPMALATSTGAEVQRPLATVVIGGIMSSTLLTLLVLPALYEWVYANRSSRYSTATKSTAPPNNHREPNSHKDKGMAR, encoded by the coding sequence ATGTTTACCCATATTCTGAAATTTGCCGTTCAGCAGCGTTGGTTAGTGCTATTAGCCACCTTTGGGGTAGCCGTACTAGGGATTTATAATTACCAACGCCTACCCATCGACGCTGTCCCCGATATCACCAATGTGCAAGTTCAGATCAACACCGAAGCGCCAGGCTACTCGCCCCTCGAGACGGAGCAGCGCATTACTTTTCCCCTTGAGATTACCCTGCAAGGGCTTCCCCGGCTAGAGGAGACCCGCTCCCTCTCCCGTTATGGACTCTCCCAAGTGACCGTTATTTTTGAGGACGGCACGGATATCTACTTTGCCCGTCAGTTGGTGAATCAACGCATCCAGGAAGCTAAAGGCAACCTTCCGCCAGGCATCGAGCCTACAATGGGCCCCATCGCCACGGGACTGGGTGAAATTTTTCTCTGGACGGTGGAATCGGAGCCCAGCGCCCGTAAGCTAGATGGCGCCCCTTATACTCTCACCAACTTAAGGACTATCCAGGATTGGGTGATCAAACCCCAATTGATCACCGTCCCGGGGGTGACCGAGATCAACAGCCTGGGAGGGTATATTAAGCAATATCATGTCACCCCTTACCCGAAAAAACTTATCGCCTATGGCCTCTCCTTCCAGGATTTACTCACCGCCCTAGCCCGCAATAATGCCAATGTAGGCGCAGGTTATATTGAGCACTACGGCGAGCAATATCTGATTCGGGCCCCGGGGCAAGTGCAAAATTTGGAGGAAATAAGCCATATCATCGTGGGCACCTATCAGGGCGTTCCGGTATATGTCAAGGACGTGGCCGATGTACTGCTTGGAAAAGAATTGCGTACCGGCGCAGCCACCCGGGAAGGGGAAGAAACCGTGCTAGGGACCGCCTTCCTGCTCATGGGGGAAAATAGCCGGACGGTGGCCCGTGCAGTCGCGGAGCGGTTAGCGGAAATTAACCACACTCTTCCCGAGGGCGTGGAAGCGAAAACCGCCTATGATCGCACCGCTTTGGTCGATAAAACCATTGCCACGGTAAGAAATAACTTGCTGGAGGGAGCAGCGCTAGTGATGGTCGTGCTTTTTCTCCTTTTGGGAAATTTCCGCGCCGCTTTAATCACCGCCATGGTGATCCCCCTGTCCATGCTGTTCACCATCACCGGCATGGACACCGAAAAGGTCAGCGCCAATCTCATGAGCCTGGGGGCGCTGGATTTTGGCATTATTGTGGACGGGGCCGTGGTCATCGTCGAGAATAGCATTCGGCATTTGGCGGAAGCACAACAGCGCCGAGGTCATACCCTATCGCTATCAGAACGGTTGGAGGTGGTATTCCATTCCTCCGAGGAAGCCCGCCGGGCGATTCTCTATGGACAAACCATTATCATGGTTGTATATCTCCCCCTCTTTACCTTAACCGGGGTGGAGGGGAAGATGTTCCATCCCATGGCCTTCACGGTTGTGGCCGCCCTGTTCGGGGCTATGGTCCTCTCGGTCACCTTTGTCCCCGCGGCGGTGGCCATTTTCGTCAAGGGGCCTATCGCCGAAAAAGAAAATCCCGCCCTGGTGCTAGCCAAAAAAGCTTATCGGCCAGCACTGTATTTTACCCTCAACAACAAAATAGTAGTCATCACCCTCGCGGCGGTAATAGTGATGCTCAGTGGGCTGCTGACAACCCGCATGGGCGCTGAATTTGTGCCTACCCTAGATGAAGGGGACATGGCGGTACAAGCCATTCGGACTACCGGAACCAGCCTCTCCCAGTCGGTGGAAATGCAACGTGCGCTGGAGGAAAAGATCATGGCATTTCCCGAGGTAAAAACCGTCGTTGCCCGGATTGGAACCGCGGAAATTGCCAATGATCCCATGCCTCCCAATGTCGCCGATACCCTGATCATGCTCAAACCGAGGGCGGAATGGCCGGAACCGGAACGCCCAAAAACCGACTTACTCCAGGCGATGGAAGCCAGCATCACTCAACTTCCCGGTAACAAATACGAGTTTACTCAGCCCATTGAGCTGCGTTTCAATGAGCTTATTTCTGGCGTGCGGGCGGATATTGCAGTCAAAGTTTTTGGCGATGATATGGCTACCTTGCTCAACACGGGTGAGCGCATTGCAGCAGTGCTGAAAACCGTCCCTGGAGCGGCGGATGTTCGGGTGGAACCGATAACGGGTTTGCCCGTGGTTACCGTGCGGATGAAACGGGAAAAGATGGCCCGCTATGGGCTCAATGTGGCTGACGTCCAAGCAGTCATTACCGTCGCGCTGGGAGGAAAAACCGCTGCCGGAGGGGACAGTACGGGGATGATCTATGAAGGGGATCGCCATTTTCCCCTGGTGGTTCGCCTTCCCGAGGACTTGCGTAGTAATCTTGAGACCTTAAAGCGTCTCCCGCTCCCCCTTCCCTCCAAGGGATCGGCATCGCAGCAATTCCCCTTGCAGGGCGCGGCAGGGGTACCTCTTCGCCCTAGCTATATTCCCCTCAGTACCGTGGCGACTTTGGAAATCACTCCCGGACCCAATCAAATTAGCCGGGAGAATGGCAAACGCCGGCTGGCTGTCACCACTAATGTCCGCGGCCGCGACCTAGGCTCCTTTGTGGCGGAAGCCCGGAGCAAAATCCAGGCGCAAGTTCAGATCCCCCCAGGCTACTGGGCCACCTGGGGCGGCCAGTTTGAACAAATGATCACCGCCGCTAAGCGCCTCGAGATTGTCGTCCCCATCGCCCTTCTCCTTATTTTTATCCTCCTCTATGGCACCTTTGGCACCCTTAAGGATGGCCTGCTGGTGTTTACCGGCGTCCCCTTCGCCTTGACCGGCGGGATAGTATTGCTTTGGCTGCGGGATATTCCCCTTTCCATCTCCGCAGGCGTAGGCTTTATCGCTCTTTCCGGCGTGGCGGTGCTCAATGGCTTGGTCATGATCGCCTTTATTAAAAAACTGCGCGAGGAGGGTTTACCCCTGGAGGAGGCCGTTCGGCAAGGGGCCCTGACCCGCCTGCGCCCGGTGCTAATGACGGCCTTGGTGGCCGCCCTAGGTTTTATCCCCATGGCCCTGGCCACCAGCACTGGAGCAGAAGTGCAACGCCCCCTGGCTACCGTGGTCATTGGGGGCATCATGTCTTCTACGCTTCTCACCCTGCTGGTTCTGCCGGCTCTCTATGAATGGGTCTACGCAAACCGATCCAGCCGGTATAGCACCGCCACCAAGAGCACTGCTCCCCCCAATAACCATAGGGAACCCAATAGCCATAAAGACAAGGGTATGGCCAGATAA